A single window of Gossypium hirsutum isolate 1008001.06 chromosome A10, Gossypium_hirsutum_v2.1, whole genome shotgun sequence DNA harbors:
- the LOC107895582 gene encoding uncharacterized protein, with translation MIGERRDYISNVVSALVAKKLMQSIVAYISNSTPKKLSVGDICTVKEFLDVFPEELPRVPPVRELEFGIDLLPETSKTVGTPTVETKSQTPTAGDDALAQAMVWAFERVTETHSGSGSVVSLLQDRAYQWWLTVEQSAQPRQVNWDYFKNAFEGKYVRASYVEARQREFMSLVQGDKSVAEYEVEFLRFSRYARALVASDYDMCIQFEEGLRYDLRVLIAPQRERVFAALVDKTKIVEEVKLLKGGSGSERSQKAPTRGADQTEARHPVLVYAARRHNESDDVDVIADTARAIFVISPLGQSIRVDRIYRRVLLEFQGIVFPVDLVELPFYEFDLIPGMDWLDCATKRVTLRPTETEKVKKFPDVFPDELPRVPPDREMEFGIDLLPGTTLVSITPYRMAPKELTQLKAQIQELPNGGFIRPNVSPWGAPVFFEERPSFLRLTNASDIINLRLKKRMCTKLLSELDMAIILGYAFWANKCHGGFYGSNELGVPTTETGHDDHLCIVLQTLREKKLYAEFSKYKFWLREVTFLGHVAMVEGIRVDPKKIEAVVE, from the exons ATGATAGGTGAGCGACGAGATTACATTTCTAATGTAGTCTCTGCTCTTGTAGCTAAGAAGCTAATGCAAAGCATTGTTGCCTATATATCAAATTCTACTCCCAAAAAGCTGTCTGTAGGAGATATATGTACGGTTAAGGAGTTCTTGGACGTatttcccgaggaattacctaGAGTACCTCCAGTCAGAGAACTGGAATTTGGAATTGACCTGCTACCTG AGACTAGCAAGACAGTTGGTACTCCCACTGTTGAGACGAAGTCCCAGACTCCGacagctggggacgacgcactggcCCAAGCTATGGTTTGGGCATTTGAAAGGGTTACTGAAACCCATTCAGGATCAGGAA GTGTTGTCTCTTTATTGCAAGATAGGGCCTACCAGTGGTGGTTAACTGTTGAGCAAAGTGCTCAGCCGAGGCAGGTGAATTGGGACTACTTTAAAAATGCCTTCGAGGGTAAGTATGTGAGGGCAAGTTATGTTGAGGCTCGTCAACGCGAGTTCATGAGTCTAGTTCAGGGTGATAAGTCGGTCGCTGAGTATGAGGTtgagtttttacgatttagtagGTATGCTCGAGCCTTAGTAGCATCTGATTATGATATGTGTATACAGTTTGAAGAAGGTTTGAGGTACGACCTACGTGTTCTAATAGCTCCTCAGAGGGAGCGAGTATTTGCTGCTTTAGTTGACAAGACAAAGATTGTGGAAGAGGTAAAACTCCTCAA AGGTGGTAGTGGATCCGAAAGAAGTCAGAAGGCACCGACTAGAGGTGCTGATCAGACTGAGGCTCGTCATCCGGTACTAGTTTATGCGGCTAGACGCCATAATGAGAGCGATGATGTTGATGTCATTGCAG ATACGGCTAGAGCTATTTTTGTGATTAGCCCGTTGGGTCAGTCGATTCGAGTCGATAGGATATATCGACGGGTACTGTTGGAATTTCAGGGCATAGTATTTCCAGTTGATTTAGTGGAATTACCATTCTATGAatttgatttgataccgggaatgGATTGGCTAGATTGTGCAACTAAAAGGGTTACTTTAAGACCAACCGAAACCGAGAAG GTTAAGAAGTTCCCAGACGTATTTCCCGATGAATTACCTAGAGTACCTCCAGATAGAGAAATGGAATTTGGAATTGACCTGCTACCTGGTACGACTCTTGTGTCTATTACGCCCTATCGCATGGCACCAAAAGAGTTGACCCAATTGAAAGCCCAAATTCAGGAACTTCCAAATGGAGGATTTATTCGACCAAATGTGTCTCCATGGGGGGCACCAGTGTT TTTCGAGGAGCGTCCGTCTTTTCTAAGATTGACTAACGCTTCGGATATCATCAACTTAAGGTTAAAGAAACGGATGTGtacaaaactgctttcagaacttgATATGGCCATTAttcttggttatgccttttgggcgAACAAATGCCACGGTggcttttatggatctaatgaattgGGTGTTCCaacc ACCGAAACAGGGCATGATGATCATCTTTGTATTGTACTTCAGACACTTCGAGAAAAAAAGTTATACGCTGAGTTCAGTAAATACAAATTTTGGTTACGGGAAGTCacctttttgggtcatgtggcgATGGTTGAGGGGATCCGAGTTGACCCCAAGAAAATCGAAGCAGTTGTTGAGTAG